In one Puniceicoccus vermicola genomic region, the following are encoded:
- a CDS encoding polysaccharide pyruvyl transferase family protein: MDSSWKIYGVRGPLTAKELGLPSEMVFSDPGLLIRDFVPEPPKTRNTIGWMPHHRSIHAVDWATHCPRHGLHFINPEGSVERVLHEISQCELLLSEAMHGVIVADSLRIPWIPVHMFSQINEFKWWDWCKSMDLSYNPVQLPPIFETSPRPIKRCQNGLKRFAAPTPLGKDKWHRLPLRKSSPTEISQGLRGLRDAPETVRPQLSRDPILRAMIEQQFAQLTILRNQWADDHLQALPIQQQPSQ; the protein is encoded by the coding sequence ATGGATTCCTCTTGGAAAATCTATGGAGTTCGAGGCCCTTTGACCGCGAAAGAGCTCGGCCTTCCATCAGAAATGGTGTTCTCCGACCCCGGACTCCTGATTCGAGACTTCGTTCCTGAACCGCCGAAGACCCGCAACACGATCGGCTGGATGCCCCATCATCGGAGTATCCATGCCGTGGACTGGGCAACTCACTGCCCCAGACACGGCCTCCATTTCATCAACCCGGAGGGATCGGTCGAGAGAGTTCTTCACGAAATCAGCCAGTGCGAGCTCCTACTGTCTGAAGCCATGCATGGCGTAATCGTCGCTGACTCTCTCCGAATCCCGTGGATCCCGGTCCACATGTTCAGCCAAATCAACGAATTTAAATGGTGGGATTGGTGCAAATCCATGGACCTCAGCTACAACCCGGTCCAACTGCCGCCCATTTTCGAAACCAGCCCGCGCCCCATAAAAAGATGCCAAAATGGTTTAAAACGGTTCGCCGCCCCCACCCCTTTGGGCAAAGACAAGTGGCATCGTCTTCCCCTCCGCAAGAGCTCTCCTACGGAGATCAGTCAAGGTCTGCGCGGCCTGCGAGACGCACCCGAAACAGTGCGCCCCCAACTAAGCCGGGATCCAATCCTCAGAGCAATGATTGAGCAACAATTTGCACAACTCACGATTCTTCGAAACCAATGGGCAGACGATCATCTTCAAGCCTTACCAATCCAACAACAACCGTCTCAATAA